From the genome of Eucalyptus grandis isolate ANBG69807.140 chromosome 2, ASM1654582v1, whole genome shotgun sequence, one region includes:
- the LOC120290797 gene encoding uncharacterized protein LOC120290797, with protein MVFNGVMILRVAHESARAWQSAVCIPIAERVSSDQLLDLVCCFPLHQLGRVALFIWTFICVPPPDSNYYSYVSGDSDSDDDGSSSETAVFYNDYSYDSHSD; from the coding sequence ATGGTGTTCAACGGCGTGATGATACTGAGGGTCGCGCACGAATCCGCCCGCGCGTGGCAGAGCGCGGTCTGCATTCCGATCGCGGAGCGGGTGAGCAGCGACCAGCTGCTGGATCTCGTCTGCTGCTTCCCTCTCCACCAGCTGGGTCGCGTCGCCCTCTTCATCTGGACCTTTATCTGCGTGCCCCCGCCCGACTCCAACTATTACTCCTACGTCTCCGGCGACTCCGACTCCGATGACGACGGCAGCAGCAGCGAAACCGCCGTCTTTTACAACGACTACAGCTACGACTCGCATTCCGATTGA
- the LOC104433769 gene encoding uncharacterized protein LOC104433769, with amino-acid sequence MESFGGFHSLRRRKTRPLVVTFCALWSFALVSVACAAAASSSSSWSSKQKLQVQKHLRRLNKPAIKSIESPDGDVIDCVHISEQPAFDHPFMKDHKIQTRPNYHPEGLYDENKVSTAGEGRRNKVTQLWHLSGKCPENTIPIRRTKKDDVLRASSVRKYGRKKHRTIPQPKSADPDLVNQGGHQHAIAYVNGGKYYGAKATINVWEPKIQRPNEFSLSQLWILGGSFGEDLNSIEAGWQVSPELYGDNNTRLFSYWTSDAYQATGCYNLLCSGFIQINNEIAMGASISPVSAYRNAQYDVSILVWKDPNEGHWWMQFGDDYVLGYWPSFLFSYLGDSASMVEWGGEVVNTEPSGEHTSTQMGSGHFPEEGFGKASYFRNLQIVDGSNNLRAPKAIGTFTERSGCYDVQTGSNADWGHYFYYGGPGRNPKCA; translated from the exons ATGGAAAGTTTTGGTGGCTTCCACTCTCTCCGGCGAAGAAAGACGAGGCCTTTGGTCGTCACCTTCTGCGCCCTCTGGAGCTTCGCTCTCGTCTCCGTAGCTtgcgctgctgctgcttcttcgaGCTCGAGCTGGAGCTCGAAGCAGAAGCTCCAAGTTCAGAAGCACTTGAGGCGTCTCAACAAACCCGCCATCAAGAGCATCGAG AGTCCGGATGGGGACGTAATAGACTGCGTCCATATCTCCGAGCAGCCAGCGTTTGATCACCCTTTCATGAAAGACCACAAAATTCAG ACGAGACCTAACTATCACCCAGAAGGGCTGTATGATGAGAACAAGGTGTCCACAGCAGGGGAGGGAAGGAGAAACAAAGTGACTCAGCTCTGGCACTTGAGTGGTAAATGCCCAGAGAACACCATACCCATTAGGAGAACGAAGAAGGATGATGTTCTCAGAGCAAGCTCAGTCAGAAAATATGGAAGAAAGAAGCACAGAACTATACCTCAGCCTAAGTCTGCTGATCCTGATCTTGTCAACCAAGGAGGCCATCAG CATGCAATAGCTTATGTCAATGGGGGCAAGTACTATGGAGCCAAAGCGACCATAAATGTGTGGGAACCGAAGATACAGCGACCCAACGAGTTTAGCTTGTCTCAGCTGTGGATTTTGGGAGGCTCTTTCGGCGAAGACCTCAACAGCATTGAAGCTGGTTGGCAG GTCAGTCCAGAACTTTATGGTGATAACAACACACGGCTCTTTTCTTACTGGACT AGTGATGCATATCAAGCGACGGGTTGTTACAACCTCCTGTGTTCGGGATTCATTCAAATCAACAACGAGATAGCGATGGGGGCCAGCATATCGCCGGTCTCCGCTTACCGTAATGCACAGTATGATGTCAGTATACTCGTCTGGAAG GATCCGAATGAAGGGCACTGGTGGATGCAATTCGGGGACGACTATGTTCTGGGCTACTGGCCCTCATTCCTGTTCTCGTACTTGGGAGACAGCGCATCGATGGTCGAGTGGGGAGGCGAGGTCGTGAACACGGAACCTAGCGGCGAACACACATCAACCCAAATGGGAAGCGGCCATTTCCCTGAAGAAGGGTTCGGGAAGGCGAGTTACTTCAGGAACCTTCAGATCGTCGATGGCTCCAACAATCTCAGGGCCCCGAAAGCAATTGGCACCTTCACGGAGCGATCCGGTTGCTACGATGTCCAGACAGGCAGTAACGCAGATTGGGGCCATTACTTTTACTATGGAGGCCCTGGTAGAAACCCAAAATGCGCATGA
- the LOC104433770 gene encoding arabinogalactan protein 13-like, protein MEAMKMKLFVTMMVVLMALAAAQTASAAEAPAPSPASDASVFVPTFLASVAALALGFLF, encoded by the coding sequence ATGGAGGCAATGAAGATGAAGCTCTTCGTGACCATGATGGTGGTGCTCATGGCTCTGGCCGCCGCCCAGACAGCCTCCGCCGCCGAAGCCCCGGCGCCGAGCCCTGCCTCGGACGCCTCCGTCTTCGTCCCCACCTTCCTCGCCTCCGTGGCCGCTCTCGCCTTGGGCTTCTTGTTCTGA